A region of the Microcystis aeruginosa FD4 genome:
GGGATTCCCCTGTGGCTAGGGTTCTCACCTGCACTGCACCCTGTAATTTTAGAGATTCTAGGGCGCGGTAAACAGTGGCTAACCCCATATTTTGGTCACGCTGACGGAGTTCCACAAACAATTCTTGAGCGGATACTGCCCGATTTAAGGTTTTGAGTAAGTGGATAATGCGCTCTTGCGATCGGGTGCGTTGGGGTTTCATATCAAAAAGGTCAGCGATCAAAATTAATTCTATGCCAAAAAATTATCGGTGCTGTATTTATGTTACTCTGCGTCCCTCGGTTCTCGATCCGGCGGGTACGGCGGTAGAGTCGGGATTAAAGCAATTAGGTTATGATACTGTGGCCGGGGTGCGAATTGGTAAGTATATTGAGCTTACCGTGACAGCAGCGGACGAAACCAGCGCCCGCACACAATTAGAGCGAATGTGCGATCAACTATTGGCTAATCCTGTAATTGAAAATTATCGCTTTGATTTGCATTGTCAGTAGATAGGGGATAGAGATTAGGGGATAGGGAAATGGGGAAATGGGGAAATGGGGAAATGGGGAAATGGGGAAATGGGGAAATTCACCCAATACCCCAATACCCTAACACCCATCTGATGAGAGCTTTTTGCACAATGAATTAACCAAGTTAAAAATTATGAAGTTTGGGATTATTGTTTTCCCGGGATCGAATTGCGATCGAGATGTGGCAACGGTGACGGAGGGGATTTTTCAGCAACCTACCCGCTATGTTTGGCATCAAGAGACGGATTTAGGGGATTTGGATGTGATCGTGGTGCCGGGGGGATTTAGTTACGGCGATTATTTGCGCTGTGGTGCGATCGCTCGGTTTTCGCCAGCGATGAAAACTGTCCGAGAAGAGGCCGAAAAAGGTAAATTAGTTTTAGGCATCTGTAACGGTTTTCAGGTATTAACGGAAATTGGACTGCTACCCGGTGCGTTAATTCGCAATCGCGATCTACATTTTATCTGCGATCAAGTGCCGGTAAAAGTGGAAAATAATCAATCTGTCTGGACGCGAGGTTATCAACCGCAACAGGTGCTTAATTTGCCGATTGCTCACGGAGAAGGGCGTTATTATGCCACAGAAGATACGTTAAAATCTCTGGGGGATAACGGACAAATTCTCTTTCGTTACTGTACTCCCACAGGAGAGGTAAATGAGTCAGGAAATCCCAACGGTTCGTTAAATAATATTGCAGGAATTACCAATAAAGCAGGAAATGTGCTAGGAATGATGCCTCATCCCGAACGTGCCGCCGATCCGATGCTCAATTTGACCGATGGTAGTCTGTTATTTCGGGAGATAACTCTGTATATTTAGGCTTTTTCTCGCCTTTTCGATATAGTTCTTCCCAGTAGGCTAAGGTATCGTTCCAGACAACACGCACACACCCGAACAATTGAGACAAAAGCCTCTTTTGTTGGTCTGTTGGGTAAATGCGGTGTTGATACCTTGCTTTCATTGGGTTAGAATGGGTGTGTTTGTAGTCTATAATCAGTGATCAGTAAACAGTAAACAGTGATCAGTGATCAGTAAACAGTGAGCAGTAAACAGTAAAAAGACAGTAAGAAAATTCTATTTAGGGTTGGCTGAATAAATCTAAAAACCTTGTTGGATAATACTTTTAGACTTTTTTCCCATCAAAAAGTGCCTTAGCTAGGGGTGATCGGGGGGAAAATTCAGGTACTTTGTCCCTGAAAATTAGGTAGTTGACCACCTGAAAATCGGTAAAACCCTACACCCCACACCCCACACCCCACACCCTGCCCCCAGGGAAAACTTTTTCAGCAGACCCTAGTTATTTCGTTTCTTCTGTGGGAGGTGTGCCATTGGAAGTTCTTAAGTGCTACATTAAGGAAAAACCGTCGTAAAACGACGGGGTTTTCAACCCAAATTTTCGATAACAGGTAATTGTGCTGTCCTGATGTGAGGAAGGATTATAATGAGTCGCCAAAAAGCTCTAGACTATAATTTTGGCAATAATTGGTTGTAGGATTGGATCATTCTTTCGTAACTAAAGCGAGTGGCATTGATAAAACCTTTTTGCCTTAAATCTTCCAGGCGATCGGGAGCGAGAAGATTTTCTGCAATAATGGTAGCGGCAGCCTCGTGTTCAGTGGGATCGAAATAGACTGCCGCATCGTCAGCGATAACAGTCATGGGGAGACGATTGGAGGTAAAGACGGGACAACCACAGGATTGAGCTTCAATAACGGGAACACCGAATCCTTCCTGAAAGGAGGGAAAGATTAAAGCAGTTGCTAGGCAATAAAAGGCGCGGAGATCCTCATCGGAGACGGTTCCTAATTCGATTACTTGTGCGGACAAGTTATTCTGATTAACAAATTCTCGCATATCCGGCAGTAAAGGTTTTCCCATCAGGATCAATCGGCAATTTTCCAGACCGGGGAAAGTGATTAACCTCTTGAATATTTTCAGCAATCCCAATCGATTTTTGTACCATTGGTCGCCCCCGACATGAATTAGCCAGGGACAATCACTATTAATGTTAAATTTGGCCACTAGATTTACCGATGCTTCTCTTGTCATCGGACCGTAGCCCTCACTCAAGCAATCCTCGATCACTTCCGTTTGTTCGGGGGTAATTTTGGTTAAACGGAGAACATCGGCACGAGTAGCTTCGGAAGAACAGACAACATATTTAGCCTGTTTGAATCCTTGCAAAATCATGGACTGATACTGTTTTCCCGTCCAACTGGTGGGATTTTCAGGAATTTCTCCTAGGGCGGAACGAATGGCCAGCAGATCGTGACAGATCACAAAATATTTGCAATCTTTTAGATAGGGAGTTAAATAGGATAAAGCTTGATCACAAATGCAGACGATATCGGCCCAATCAAGCTGCTGACGTAACTGCACTGGGAAAACAATTAACTTATCAATATACCCTAACCACTTGCCGAGTCCCCGGGGAGAGGATTTCAGTTGACCGAAAATAGGCTGTGCTTGCACTCGCCGAATTTCGTGTCCTTTTTGTCTGAGTCCTTTCTCGACTAAACCGACAAAACGATTGATACTGATCTGCCGATCGTTGACGTAATTTCCTACTATTAAAACTTTCATGATTAGGCTCCAAAAAATCAATTTTTATGGCGGTAAAACTCTCAAACAGTTGCCACCAGAAAGCGTCCTGTTTGACCGATTAGTTTTGTCAGTCCCTTGCCTTAATCGGGAATTTGCCGAGGCGGAAATAAGACAAGATGATCGGTAAAGGTTTTTAATTCTTCACTCTGAGTTTCGGTGATATTCTCCACCCGACGAGCCAATGGGGTAACATCCTGGTTTTGATGAAGATATTTGATCAGGTTAAAAGTTCTAAGGGACTGGCGTGGGAATAATATCCCAGCTTTGAAAATCGCTCTGTAGAAGAATCAGACCAGCCAGATGGCACATTATCAAAGCGCAAGTCCCTTATTGGAAGGGGGTTCTCGAAGGCTCTCCCCCTACTTAGGGTGATCAGCAAACCCCCTGCGCGCGGAGGGCGCAAGCTTTGCGCCCCTACAGTAACGGATTTTGTCCACAATGTAGGGGCGAACTGCGTTCGCCCAAAAGGTACATTATCAAAGCGCAAGTCCCTAACCTCGATTGCCCTGCGACTAGGCCGATAGGGAAAGTTATGGCAAAAAAGGACTAATATTCTCATAATTCTGGCTCGGCAGCGGTTTTTGACAATAATTCTACCGTTTCCTTTAGTTGGCTATACACGGGAATCTGAACTGGGTATTTCTCGATCTCCCCAAGGGTGACTTTTCCTCGCCCTGTTAAGAGCAATACGGGCTGACAACCGGCTTCTAGGGCGCATTCTAGATCACTGGCAGCATCGCCGATAAACAACGAGCCAGCCAAGTCGATTCTGTATTGGTGGGCGGCGGCCAGCAGCAGATAGGGGGAGGGTTTGCGGCAGAGACAACCTTCGTCGGGATGGTGCGGGCAGATGGCAAGATCGTGAAAATGCACCCCCAATTGTCGGTATTCCTCCATCATACGCCCGTGAATCGCCGCTAGATCGTCCCAAGTGAAATAGCCCCTAGCAAGTCCCGATTGATTGGTGATGATGATCAGCAGATAACCCGCATCCTGCCACTGTTTTAAGGCAGCCGCTGCCCCGGCGGGAATGCTCACCTGTTCTGGTTTACTCAGGTAGGGAATATAGTCAATAACTACCCCATCTCGATCGAGAAATAAGGCTTTGTTCTTTTTTGCTCCATCTTCGCTTTCGCGGTCAGAATTGCCAGCAGGCGGCGGATAGGGGGATTTTTGGTCGCCGTCATTGACAGAAATTGCGGGGAAAGGATTCATTATGTTGGACTTTTTCGAGTCGGGGACTAGAATTCTCAGTTCTGCTGTCAGAGACGAGAGCTTGAACTGATGCACAGATAAAATTCGAGGGATTGTAGCGATTTGTGCTAGTTTTCTCGACTAAATTGCTTCTCCTTACTATCTAGGTGTCAGAGTATAGCAATCACGGCATATTATACGCCTTCAGGCCTTTGGGCTTTTGATTATATCGGCGGTATTGTCAGGAATTGTTAACATTTTTGTCGGGCTAAACAAAAGGCCAAGACTGGCAAGGGTTGAATCCCCCGCTCAGAAATCCCCCATCCCAGCCAGAATAGGGACTTGCGTGGGAATAATATCCCAGCTTTGAAAATCACTCTGTAGAAGAATCAGACCAGCCAGATGGCATATTATCAAAGCGCAAGTCCCTTAGCTGCAGGGGTTCTCGAAGGCTCTCCCCCTACTTAGGGTGATCAGCAAACCCCCTCCGCGCGGAGGGCGCAAGCTTTGCGCCCCGACAGTAACGGATTTTGTCCACAATGTAGGGGCGAACTGCGTTCGCCCAAAAGGTACATTATCAAAGCGCAAGTCCCATACATCAAAAATTTATTTACAAACAAAACAAATTGTGCTAAGGTTGGGGCGTTTGTGGTATATTCCCAGAATAACCGGTAAGATATCACTGTTTTGACTCGATCGCTCTAGGTTTCTTTAGAACTATCGTTGGCCTGTTTTTCTTGCCCTGTGATAAATTCTACCATGCTAGGCGTTTTGTACCTAACTAATGGCGAGCAATTCTGGTCTTTTGATACTATTCAATGTAATGACAGGATAATCGAGAGTTAAATTTATTCAAATAATAGAAATTGGAACAATCAAACCTATGCGAATGGTGGAAAAATCAAACAAAAAATTGGATAGTTTCCAGAGTGATCCCTCTCTGTCACTTTTAATCAAGAATGAATTGGAAGAAGCTTATAACCTGAAGAAAAAACTACTAACCGATACAAAATATCTAGAGAAAATCCAAGAGATTTGCCAAGTATGTATCCATGCTTATCGCAACAACCACAAAGTATTAGTCGCCGGTAATGGGGGCAGTGCAGCCGATGCTATCCATTTTGGCGGTGAGCTGCACGGCCGATTTCTCAAAGAAAGACAGTCTTTACCCGTTCGCGTCCTCAACAGTGATATCGCCAGTTTAACAGCGATCGCCAACGATTATGGCTACGAATATATTTTTAGCCGCCAGATAGAAGCGGAAGGTAATCCGGGTGATGTGTTTATCGGTATTTCCACTTCGGGAAATTCCGCCAATATCCATCAAGCTCTGAAAGTTTGTCAAGTAAAAGGTCTCACTAGCATCGGTTTAACTGGGGCGAAGGGATTAGCTCTAGAGCAAAAAACCGATTATTGTTTGATGATTCCTAGCACCAGTACCCCGCGCATTCAAGAAGGTCATGGTTTTATTCTTCATACTATTTGTTTAGCGCTCGAAGAAGCGCTCTTTCCTAACTAAAATCTCCTAGCAAAAAATCAACCTAAACAGCCTACCTATGATCATCAGAACCAAAGCTCCTTTAAGATTAGGTTTAGGTGGTGGCGGCACCGATGTCGAGCCTTACTGTAGTCTTTATGGGGGTTATGTTCTCAACGCTACTATCGATCTCTATGCCTACTGTACAGTCACGGAAATTACTGACAAACAAGTCATTTTTGTGTCCGCCGATCGAGGAGAACAACAAATAGAAACCCTCCAGTTTCCTCTCCCCTATAACGGCGTTCTCGATCTCCATAAAGCGGTCTACAATCGTTTGATTAAAGACTTTAATCAAGGGCAACCTTTGCCACTGCAAATCACTACCTTTTCCGATGCGCCGGCTGGTTCAGGATTGGGTTCTTCTTCTACCCTAGCCGTGGCTATAGTTAAAGCCTTTGTGGAACTGTTAAAATTACCCCTAGGCGAGTACGATATCGCCCATTTAGCCTACGAGATCGAACGAATTGATCTAGGCTGGTTAGGGGGCAAGCAGGATCAGTACGCTGCTACTTTTGGCGGCTTTAATTTTATGGAATTTTATGAACAAGATCGAGTCATAGTTAATCCTTTGAGAATTAAAAATTGGGTGATCAATGAATTGGAAGTCTCTCTGATCCTCTACTATACAGGCATTTCTCGCTACTCATCTCAAGTCATTGAGGATCAAATTCAGAATGTCCAAGAAAAAAATGAGCAGGCGATCGCCGCTACCCATCAACTCAAAAAAGAGGCAATTCTCTTTAAAGAAGCACTGCTCAAATCAGATTTTATGGGGATAGCAGAAATTCTGAGAACTTCTTGGGAAGCGAAAAAGAAACTATCCAAATTAATTAGTAATCCGCAGATTGATCGCATTTATCAGGTAGCTAGGGAAACCGGGGCCTATTCAGGCAAAATATCGGGAGCCGGTGGCGGTGGTTTTATTATCTTTATGGTCGATCCTACCAAGAAAATCGAAGTAATTAAAGCTTTGAAAGCAGCAGGAGGGCAGGTGATTAATTTTCATTTCACTAAATACGGAACCCAAGCATG
Encoded here:
- a CDS encoding Fur family transcriptional regulator, whose amino-acid sequence is MKPQRTRSQERIIHLLKTLNRAVSAQELFVELRQRDQNMGLATVYRALESLKLQGAVQVRTLATGESLYSSVQQDQHHLTCIHCGRSIVFNECPVHELAEKLEKSHQFKVYYHTLEFFGLCDLCQPG
- the purS gene encoding phosphoribosylformylglycinamidine synthase subunit PurS, which codes for MPKNYRCCIYVTLRPSVLDPAGTAVESGLKQLGYDTVAGVRIGKYIELTVTAADETSARTQLERMCDQLLANPVIENYRFDLHCQ
- the purQ gene encoding phosphoribosylformylglycinamidine synthase subunit PurQ; the encoded protein is MKFGIIVFPGSNCDRDVATVTEGIFQQPTRYVWHQETDLGDLDVIVVPGGFSYGDYLRCGAIARFSPAMKTVREEAEKGKLVLGICNGFQVLTEIGLLPGALIRNRDLHFICDQVPVKVENNQSVWTRGYQPQQVLNLPIAHGEGRYYATEDTLKSLGDNGQILFRYCTPTGEVNESGNPNGSLNNIAGITNKAGNVLGMMPHPERAADPMLNLTDGSLLFREITLYI
- a CDS encoding glycosyltransferase family 4 protein; this encodes MKVLIVGNYVNDRQISINRFVGLVEKGLRQKGHEIRRVQAQPIFGQLKSSPRGLGKWLGYIDKLIVFPVQLRQQLDWADIVCICDQALSYLTPYLKDCKYFVICHDLLAIRSALGEIPENPTSWTGKQYQSMILQGFKQAKYVVCSSEATRADVLRLTKITPEQTEVIEDCLSEGYGPMTREASVNLVAKFNINSDCPWLIHVGGDQWYKNRLGLLKIFKRLITFPGLENCRLILMGKPLLPDMREFVNQNNLSAQVIELGTVSDEDLRAFYCLATALIFPSFQEGFGVPVIEAQSCGCPVFTSNRLPMTVIADDAAVYFDPTEHEAAATIIAENLLAPDRLEDLRQKGFINATRFSYERMIQSYNQLLPKL
- a CDS encoding D-glycero-alpha-D-manno-heptose-1,7-bisphosphate 7-phosphatase, encoding MNPFPAISVNDGDQKSPYPPPAGNSDRESEDGAKKNKALFLDRDGVVIDYIPYLSKPEQVSIPAGAAAALKQWQDAGYLLIIITNQSGLARGYFTWDDLAAIHGRMMEEYRQLGVHFHDLAICPHHPDEGCLCRKPSPYLLLAAAHQYRIDLAGSLFIGDAASDLECALEAGCQPVLLLTGRGKVTLGEIEKYPVQIPVYSQLKETVELLSKTAAEPEL
- a CDS encoding D-sedoheptulose-7-phosphate isomerase, giving the protein MRMVEKSNKKLDSFQSDPSLSLLIKNELEEAYNLKKKLLTDTKYLEKIQEICQVCIHAYRNNHKVLVAGNGGSAADAIHFGGELHGRFLKERQSLPVRVLNSDIASLTAIANDYGYEYIFSRQIEAEGNPGDVFIGISTSGNSANIHQALKVCQVKGLTSIGLTGAKGLALEQKTDYCLMIPSTSTPRIQEGHGFILHTICLALEEALFPN
- a CDS encoding GHMP family kinase ATP-binding protein — its product is MIIRTKAPLRLGLGGGGTDVEPYCSLYGGYVLNATIDLYAYCTVTEITDKQVIFVSADRGEQQIETLQFPLPYNGVLDLHKAVYNRLIKDFNQGQPLPLQITTFSDAPAGSGLGSSSTLAVAIVKAFVELLKLPLGEYDIAHLAYEIERIDLGWLGGKQDQYAATFGGFNFMEFYEQDRVIVNPLRIKNWVINELEVSLILYYTGISRYSSQVIEDQIQNVQEKNEQAIAATHQLKKEAILFKEALLKSDFMGIAEILRTSWEAKKKLSKLISNPQIDRIYQVARETGAYSGKISGAGGGGFIIFMVDPTKKIEVIKALKAAGGQVINFHFTKYGTQAWTL